Within Sulfurospirillum arsenophilum NBRC 109478, the genomic segment CTCATTATTATCTACAATACACTTAATGCTCATGGTATTGAAATTCCTTTTCCACAACATGATGTCCATATCAAAAGTGTTGATGAGAATGTTCATTTATCGCTTTTCCCATCGACTGAAAAAAGCGATAAAGAAGAAATGACTAAAGCTTAATTGACTTTCATTTCACGATGTTGGATTGTTTTTCCATCAGTAAATATTTTTCTATTTTAAGAGGATCAAGAATGGAGAGCATTTCCGCTTTTTCTTGACCAACATCTGCTTTAACGATGGCTTTCGTAAGGGTCTGCTGACCCATCATCGCTTGACTCGTCTCATCCACGCAACGAGCAGGTACTTCGGGGCTATCTTGAACCATATCGATGACTAAACCAAAAGGTTTGTCGTCACTACCTTTAAGCACAACAATATGATGATGTTCTTTGTTGTAAGCAATATCATGGTGAAAATATTTGGCTAAAGAAGCTACAGGTATCGTCTTGTTATTCCACGTAATCATACCCACATAGATTTCATCGCACCCGATCACCTGTGTGACATCTTGTCCTTCAAGTGCTGCGTAAATTTGCTGGCTCTCTATCGCAAAAAGATTGCCATTCATCCAAAACGTTGAGAGTTCAACCGTCTTCTCCGATGCGCCAATACGTGGGTAAAGGTACTGCTTTTTACCATTCTTTGAAACATCCTCCACACACGCATCTTGGTTCGCTATCTTGATGCAGACGATGGCGGTTACATCATTGCAGTAACCATCACTGCATTTGAACTCTCGATAGCCTTGAGATTTACCTTTACCAATGATGTAATAATCTTCTTTGATAAGCACCATATTTTCCAGAGAGTCACAAAATACGCATCGCTCACCAATGCCAATCGTTGGGTTTGTTGAAGCAATAACACTGTTGGTTTTACTCTCTAAAAAGAGTGCGAAAGAGCGTTCATCTTCGCCTACAACATCTCTTAGCATCGCTTCAAATTGCACTTCAGCATCAAAGACAATACCAATGCCTCCTTGTGCCTCTTTCACACCTTCTATAAAAATAGGCGCGCTGTAAATATAGGTATATTTTCCATCGTAAAGCTCGGTTCGCTCAAATGGACTCACCACGTACTCTTTGGAGCTTTTGAGTGCCAAGGTTTGCGCGATGTAATGTGCTCCGATGCGCTTTCCAATGAGGTGTGCGTACTTTTCTTGGCTCACCGCGATAACACAGCCTTGCGTGTCAAATAAAAAGAGATTGCTGTAGACCGTATAAAGTGCGTTGATAGCACTGAGCACTTCGGTTATCTCATGCCCAAACTCTTTGCGAATCGTTGTAAATTCTTTGTATTTAGCGCTAAATGCCTTGATAAAAACAGGACTCAACGCCCACCACCTACAGTCATTCGCGCGCTCATAAAGGTTTCGATCCATAATATCAATCGCGAGTTTGGCGTTAAATGCCGCATCATTGATAAAGGAAGCCACAACTGTCCAGTTAAGATTGCCGATGGACTCTTCAAACGTCTTTTTGGTCTGCGCACCTGTACGAGAAATCTCATTTAAAAGAGATTTTGAAAAAGAGTTGTCGCCACTTTTTTGGTTAGCGATTTGCACATTACCGTTCCAGATGGTCATATCAAGGCGTCTTTGAATTGCCTCTGCTTTGGTGGGAATACTCGTAAACTCCTCCGAAAAAAGCGAAGAGTTTTTGATGATCTTAATCTGCGCCTCTGTAAAAGGAACCAGAGACTGTTTTTGATGGAAAGCAAAGGCTAAAGGCATAAGCGCATGCCCCATCCATCCTAAGCCAAAAAAGCCTTGGTAGCCTTTAGTTGATTGTGTTTTAGCGACATATTCTCCCCCTACGAAGGGAACAATATCAAAGCTATGCAGAGCTGTTTTTTGAGGCGCTCCAAGAGCGTAATGAAACGGGTCACTGCTGTAAATCGTACGATTGTTTTCATCTAACAAAAGAATGTCTGCCCATGTCTCGTTCTCGATGAGGTTGGAAATGATGACATGCATCTCATCTTGAAATTTAAACACTAAACAGAGCACGGCAAGGGGTGTGCCATTCTCATCGCACACACGGTAACTGTAGAGTAAACTCTCCTTGTCACTCACCAGTGGATAGATGCCGAAGCTCTCCACATACTCTTGAGACGTATGCATCGCTTCGTAGATAAAAGCATTTTCTATCTTCTTCCCTATTTTTTCACCTTTGGTAGAAGCAATGAGCGTGCCTTCAAGATCAAACAACAACACGTCGCTGTAAACACTGTATTTTTCAATGTACTCATGAAAACGGTTTTGAAGGGATGCTAATGATGATTTCTGCTCTTCACAGCTTTTCTTTGCAAAATCACAGATAATAGTGTCCATCGCCAAAAAGCCTATGTCTGCGGTACGCTCAAAAAGATTTCGGATTAATATATCTATGGCGACTTGTGCCTTGGCTCCAAGCTCGGTAGAGAGCTTCTTTACAGTCTCTTCACAAAGCCTTTGTAAGAGTTGCTCAGAGAGGTTGCTAAAGGCTTGTCTGGTCTCGGATATATCCATACCAATGTTACTCATCTGCCCTAAAAGCGAAAGTAAATTCCAACGCTCAGAGAGTTGATCGAGTGCTTTTTGATAGGCAACAACTTCAGGAATGTAGGCATTATAGCGCGTGGAATGGCTTTGTTCAGACATAGGGATAGATTTCCTTCATGGTGTATTTGAGAGGCAAAAATTGGGTAAGGCTTGGGGCGAAGATGACATTTTTTTAAAGGATATACAAGAAGTGTTCCGTAGGGAAATAAGGTTTACATGTAAAGATAAAATGAAGTTAATCATAAGCGCTGTGAGGCGAGAACACTCTTCTCACAGCCTATGTGTTAAGAAGTATTAGGCTCTCACCCATTTTGCAATTTGCGCTATATCTTCGGGTGTTGTTTGGCAACATCCTCCGATGACCTGTGCACCCTTCTCATACCATGTGTGTGCCATCTTGCCATACGATGAACTTTTAGAAAGACCATCCCATGTTTTAGTGAGCGCATTGTAGGTCGATCCATCATTGGGGTAAACGATGATGGGTTTTGTTGTGACCGCTTTGATCTCGCCGATGAGCGATTCGATGTATTGAGGCGTGGTGCAGTTAATGCCAATGGCAACGATCTGTTTTTGATTTTCAAGGAACTGCGCACATTCACGCACACTTTCCCCACTGTTGATATGCGTTCCATCTTTCGCACTAAAACTCACCCACGCATACATATTGGGGAACGCTTCTAGTAGTTTACACAACGCTTGCGCCTCAATTAAACATGGAATCGTCTCACATGCCAAAAGATCAGGCTTCGCTTCAATAAGTGTGGCAAGTCGTTTGCGATGAAAGTTCATCAGTTCCTCTTGACTCAGCCCATAATTGCCCCTGAACTCTGAGCCATCGGCTAAGTAAGCACCATAAGGTCCAACCGAAGCTGCCACTAAAGGCTTTTCTCTTTTGTCATGGTTTTTGGTTTCGCTCCAAAACGTATCGCGTACTTTTTGAGCGATTTTGACCGAAGACTGGATAAGTGCTTTGGCTTCAGCTTCACTCATTCCTCGCTTCATAAATCCTTCATAGCTCGCTTGGTAACTTGCTGTTGTTACACAGTCTGAACCCGCTTCAAGGTAATCTTTGTGAACTTCGCCAATGGCTTCTGGCTTTTCCATGAGAAACTTAGCTGACCAGAGTGAGTCGTTGATGTCATAACCTTTACGCTCCAACTCCGTGCCAAACGCTCCATCAATAATGAGCACTTTTTGCTTTGTAAGTATTGCCTCAATGGGATTCATTTTTTATCCTTACGCTTTTGGTGAGGTAATACTAGCATCACTCTTTTAATGATGTCCTAAAAGATTATTGACTTCGCATAAAAAAGCACAACTGCCTTCATACAAAATATTATGGCGAAGTCCAATGCCGACCTGCTCATAATTAGGAAATCCACGAATGAGAAGCGCTTTATGATGCTTATGTGCTAAACGCTCTCCGTGGTAGTTTGTAATGAGCATATCCATCTGTGGAAGTGCTTTTTCAACCTCTTCAAAATCACCAATGGCAACTTTACATGTAAAGGCTTCTTGCACCTCACTGCGCTGGGAAATATACGCCTCACACGTGCTTCCTGCTTCTCTCAGCGCTTTGGAAATCGCATACGCACTATCAGGTTCATCAGCGATCAAAATCTTAGCTTTTCCAAGGGTAAAGTGGGTATCTAAAAGTACATCTTGCAAACGTGCTCGCCAGCGTTTAACACTATTTGGGACACTCTTTTCGTCCATGTAGGCTAAAATTTTGGCGTAAAAATCATCGCTGGCTTCTAAACCTATCAGGCTATCAAAATGAAGATGCATGCTTTGAGGGAACTTTTCACTGAAAATCTCACCGCACTTTTTAATCGAACGACCTACCGTGATGACCGCACCAGAATTACCTAGCTTTTCAATATCTAAAACGCTAATCCCACCACTACTGAGTGCGCCTTGCTTAACACCCAAATGTCCATCAAGCGAATCACTAAGGTCT encodes:
- the nifN gene encoding nitrogenase iron-molybdenum cofactor biosynthesis protein NifN codes for the protein MGASMNLKELKTTSLKPLHVNPLKLSQPMGATLAFLGIKNCMPLMHGAQGCASFTKVLFTRHFNDPIAIQTTAVNDITAVIDGGDKGISEAVENITKKVTPDLVGLFTTGMTETKGDDIKGATLLLKEKQKMVYVHTPDFEGGLESGWSLSVQNIITQLIEPTTQVKKDKVLLIPNVNLSPIEVEKLKEALELLDLVVFALPDLSDSLDGHLGVKQGALSSGGISVLDIEKLGNSGAVITVGRSIKKCGEIFSEKFPQSMHLHFDSLIGLEASDDFYAKILAYMDEKSVPNSVKRWRARLQDVLLDTHFTLGKAKILIADEPDSAYAISKALREAGSTCEAYISQRSEVQEAFTCKVAIGDFEEVEKALPQMDMLITNYHGERLAHKHHKALLIRGFPNYEQVGIGLRHNILYEGSCAFLCEVNNLLGHH
- the mmuM gene encoding homocysteine S-methyltransferase, yielding MNPIEAILTKQKVLIIDGAFGTELERKGYDINDSLWSAKFLMEKPEAIGEVHKDYLEAGSDCVTTASYQASYEGFMKRGMSEAEAKALIQSSVKIAQKVRDTFWSETKNHDKREKPLVAASVGPYGAYLADGSEFRGNYGLSQEELMNFHRKRLATLIEAKPDLLACETIPCLIEAQALCKLLEAFPNMYAWVSFSAKDGTHINSGESVRECAQFLENQKQIVAIGINCTTPQYIESLIGEIKAVTTKPIIVYPNDGSTYNALTKTWDGLSKSSSYGKMAHTWYEKGAQVIGGCCQTTPEDIAQIAKWVRA
- a CDS encoding chemotaxis protein CheW; translated protein: MSEQSHSTRYNAYIPEVVAYQKALDQLSERWNLLSLLGQMSNIGMDISETRQAFSNLSEQLLQRLCEETVKKLSTELGAKAQVAIDILIRNLFERTADIGFLAMDTIICDFAKKSCEEQKSSLASLQNRFHEYIEKYSVYSDVLLFDLEGTLIASTKGEKIGKKIENAFIYEAMHTSQEYVESFGIYPLVSDKESLLYSYRVCDENGTPLAVLCLVFKFQDEMHVIISNLIENETWADILLLDENNRTIYSSDPFHYALGAPQKTALHSFDIVPFVGGEYVAKTQSTKGYQGFFGLGWMGHALMPLAFAFHQKQSLVPFTEAQIKIIKNSSLFSEEFTSIPTKAEAIQRRLDMTIWNGNVQIANQKSGDNSFSKSLLNEISRTGAQTKKTFEESIGNLNWTVVASFINDAAFNAKLAIDIMDRNLYERANDCRWWALSPVFIKAFSAKYKEFTTIRKEFGHEITEVLSAINALYTVYSNLFLFDTQGCVIAVSQEKYAHLIGKRIGAHYIAQTLALKSSKEYVVSPFERTELYDGKYTYIYSAPIFIEGVKEAQGGIGIVFDAEVQFEAMLRDVVGEDERSFALFLESKTNSVIASTNPTIGIGERCVFCDSLENMVLIKEDYYIIGKGKSQGYREFKCSDGYCNDVTAIVCIKIANQDACVEDVSKNGKKQYLYPRIGASEKTVELSTFWMNGNLFAIESQQIYAALEGQDVTQVIGCDEIYVGMITWNNKTIPVASLAKYFHHDIAYNKEHHHIVVLKGSDDKPFGLVIDMVQDSPEVPARCVDETSQAMMGQQTLTKAIVKADVGQEKAEMLSILDPLKIEKYLLMEKQSNIVK